The Gottschalkia purinilytica genome segment TAATTTAGATGTTCTGCAAGAAATGGACAATAAAATGTTAGAGTTAAGGAATCACTTAAGAAATGGTGGCACAATAGACTTTAAAATAAGCTAAAATAATATATAAATATAAGACATATAGAGAAATAATACCTAGAAATATACTTTGAGCTTAAAAATCATATGGAAAGGACTTGACATTATAGTTACTATAAGGTTTAAAATAGGGCTGTAATCATACATTAAAGGAGAGAAGACTTATGAGTAACAAAGTGGACTTACTAAATGATGATGTTAAGAAGGTATTTCTAAGATATCTGATACCGAGTATAGGAGGAATGCTTGGTATGGCTCTATATGTCCTAGCTGATACTATGTTCATTGGTAGGGGGATAGGAAGTCAAGGATTAGCAGCGCTTAATATTTCTATTCCTATAATAAATGTCTTTAATGGACTTGGTTTACTTTTTGGAATAGGTGGGGCTACGGCACTTTCAGTAAGTAGGGGGCAGAATAGAGAAGATCAAGTAAATAATATTTTTACTAAATCATTAATAATGGCTTTCATAATTGGAGTAATATTTACAATTATAAGAATATTTTTCTTAGAAGAATTATGTGTTCTCTTAGGAGCATCAGGAAAATTACTTGAAATGTCTAAATCCTATTTAGGTGCTCTTATGGCATTTAGTATAGCATTTTTACTAAACAGTGCATTAACTGTATTTGTACGTAATGACAAGGCACCACAATTAGCAATGTGGGCTATGCTTATAGGTAGTATTACAAATGTAATTTTGGACTATATATTTATATTTGAATTTAAATGGGGAATGTGGGGAGCAGCAGTTGCTACTGGATGTGCTCCTATAGTAGGTCTAATTATACTAAGTACTCACTTTATAAGAAAAAATAATACAATAAAGCTAGTAAAGCCAAAATGGGATTTTGGTATTATAAAAAGAATACTATCAAATGGATCTTCTAGTTTCATTATAGAAATTTCAGCAGGGATAGTTATATTTGCTTTTAATAACGTTATTTTAGGAATATCAGGAGACTTAGGAGTTTCAGCTTATAGTATTATTGCTAACTTATCATTAGTATGTACAGCTATATTTACTGGTGTTGGTCAGGCAATACAACCTATTGTAAGTATAAATCACGGTGCTAATAAAGCTCAGAGAGTATATCAAGCAGTTAGACTTGCTCTATATACATCTTTAGGACTAGGAGTGATGTTTTACGCTATAGGAGTATTATTCCCAGATTTCTTAACTTCAATATTTAGTAAAAACAATCCTCAATTAGAGCAGATTACTGCACAGGGAATAAAAATATATTTCATAAGCTTTATAATTATGGGGGT includes the following:
- a CDS encoding MATE family efflux transporter codes for the protein MSNKVDLLNDDVKKVFLRYLIPSIGGMLGMALYVLADTMFIGRGIGSQGLAALNISIPIINVFNGLGLLFGIGGATALSVSRGQNREDQVNNIFTKSLIMAFIIGVIFTIIRIFFLEELCVLLGASGKLLEMSKSYLGALMAFSIAFLLNSALTVFVRNDKAPQLAMWAMLIGSITNVILDYIFIFEFKWGMWGAAVATGCAPIVGLIILSTHFIRKNNTIKLVKPKWDFGIIKRILSNGSSSFIIEISAGIVIFAFNNVILGISGDLGVSAYSIIANLSLVCTAIFTGVGQAIQPIVSINHGANKAQRVYQAVRLALYTSLGLGVMFYAIGVLFPDFLTSIFSKNNPQLEQITAQGIKIYFISFIIMGVNIAIVSYLQSIERAKISLTMSLFRGCIFMIIGLLILPRVLGLSGVWATLPFAEVITLVLSIVLFKDCREIVKYSFKKVPSRA